Proteins encoded within one genomic window of Onychostoma macrolepis isolate SWU-2019 chromosome 11, ASM1243209v1, whole genome shotgun sequence:
- the LOC131548929 gene encoding UDP-glucuronosyltransferase 1-6-like yields MKLVVFLGCFMLAFAAVGATIQPREPGWTGSLLVVPMDGSHWTGVKAVAEEMGRRGHKVTVVIPEVSILLGPGKHYTTRTFPVPYEKQQLDELQARNAEVMESKQLPLLEKISTRISNMRKFVDFQRATAESLLLNQELVDFLRKQKFDAVLTSPAVPTGAILAYNLSLPAVYMLRGLPCGLDSTATACPNPPSYIPRFFTNNSDRMSFRQRVLNFLVSIVEPLLCRLIYWSTEGVASRFLQRDVSVAEILRSGALWLLRYDFSLEFPKPLMPNMVLIGGINCAINNPLAKMK; encoded by the exons ATGAAATTGGTTGTATTTTTGGGGTGCTTCATGCTCGCCTTTGCAGCTGTGGGAGCGACGATACAGCCTAGAGAACCTGGTTGGACTGGTTCACTTTTAGTGGTGCCGATGGATGGGAGTCACTGGACTGGTGTGAAAGCTGTAGCGGAGGAGATGGGCCGCAGGGGACACAAAGTGACAGTGGTCATTCCAGAGGTCAGTATACTGCTAGGACCTGGCAAACACTACACTACTAGAACATTTCCAGTTCCGTACGAAAAGCAACAACTGGATGAACTCCAAGCTCGGAATGCAGAGGTAATGGAGAGTAAGCAGCTGCCTTTGTTGGAGAAGATCAGCACCAGAATTAGTAACATGAGGAAATTTGTGGACTTCCAAAGAGCCACAGCTGAGAGTCTCCTATTGAACCAAGAGCTGGTGGACTTCCTGAGGAAGCAGAAGTTTGATGCCGTACTCACCAGCCCAGCTGTACCAACTGGTGCTATCCTGGCTTATAACCTCTCTTTACCTGCTGTGTATATGTTGCGAGGCTTACCTTGTGGATTAGACTCGACAGCCACGGCCTGTCCGAACCCTCCCTCTTACATCCCACGGTTCTTTACAAACAACTCAGATCGTATGTCTTTTCGTCAACGTGTGCTGAACTTTCTAGTGAGCATCGTAGAGCCATTGCTTTGCAGACTGATATATTGGTCTACTGAGGGTGTAGCATCCCGTTTCCTGCAGAGAGATGTAAGTGTGGCAGAGATCCTGCGCAGTGGAGCCCTGTGGCTGCTGCGGTATGATTTTAGCCTGGAGTTTCCTAAACCCTTGATGCCCAACATGGTTCTAATCGGAGGGATTAACTGTGCAATAAATAACCCTCTTGCTAAG atGAAATGA
- the LOC131548927 gene encoding UDP-glucuronosyltransferase 1-6-like, with amino-acid sequence MLGKYFLARKMHLGVTLCLVISIVCSAALEQGRSSWTGKLLVVPMDGSHWTGVKAVAEEMGRRGHTVIVVIPEISMRLGPGKHYITKTFPVTYGKDLIDQMIGKHVGELTEPEQSLLKSVSLKVDFMRNAFNYMASTTESLFKNHELIEFLREQNFDAVLTDPALPMGAILAYNLSVPAVYMLRGLLCEAAATGSPDPPSYIPRFFTQNSDRMSFSQRVLNVFVSMLEPLICKFVYWPFEELTSNFLQRDVSLIEILSTGAVWLMRYDFSLEFPKPLMPNMQLIGGINCGIRNPLKKVTITFILAT; translated from the coding sequence ATGTTAGGAAAATACTTTTTGGCTAGAAAGATGCACTTAGGAGTAACTTTATGTCTAGTGATCAGTATAGTCTGTTCTGCAGCTCTGGAGCAGGGTAGGAGCAGTTGGACTGGGAAGCTGTTAGTGGTGCCCATGGATGGAAGTCACTGGACAGGGGTGAAGGCTGTGGCAGAAGAGATGGGACGTAGAGGACACACCGTGATTGTGGTGATTCCAGAGATCAGCATGCGCTTGGGTCCAGGCAAACATTACATCACAAAGACGTTTCCGGTCACATATGGGAAGGATTTAATTGACCAAATGATTGGGAAACATGTTGGTGAACTAACAGAGCCAGAGCAGTCCCTACTGAAGAGTGTTTCTTTAAAGGTGGACTTTATGAGAAATGCTTTTAATTATATGGCCTCTACAACTGAAAGTTTGTTCAAGAACCATGAGCTTATAGAGTTTCTGAGAGAACAAAactttgatgctgttttaactGATCCTGCCCTACCAATGGGAGCCATACTGGCGTATAATCTATCCGTACCTGCGGTGTACATGTTGAGGGGATTACTGTGTGAAGCTGCAGCCACAGGCAGTCCTGACCCTCCTTCATATATCCCACGTTTCTTTACACAAAACTCAGACCGCATGTCTTTTAGTCAGCGTGTGCTGAACGTTTTTGTCAGCATGCTGGAACCACTGATATGCAAATTTGTATATTGGCCCTTTGAAGAATTGACATCAAACTTCCTTCAGAGAGATGTGAGCCTGATTGAGATCCTGAGCACTGGAGCTGTCTGGTTGATGCGGTATGATTTCAGTCTGGAGTTCCCCAAACCACTGATGCCCAACATGCAGCTCATAGGAGGAATTAACTGTGGAATTAGGAACCCACTGAAAAAGGTTACCATCACCTTTATACTTGCTACATGA
- the ppef1 gene encoding serine/threonine-protein phosphatase with EF-hands 1 isoform X1, with the protein MGCGTSIAVENQTRPSETDGSIKQPSPALTMKAAILIQRWYRRYVARLEVRRRYTWNIFQSIEYAGEQDQLQLSSFFSFMLDNFTQMNGNGPDLISHLLDSVVDPLTEEVRQLKYEQIVVPESYSGPRLSFPLSVTDTNALLSAFKEEQTLHGKYVLLLLYETKKFLKQMPNVIYLSTSYAKEITICGDLHGRLDDLLLIFYKNGLPSAENPYIFNGDFVDRGKKSTEIIIILFAFLLLYPDHMHLNRGNHEDHIMNLRYGFTKEVMQKYKTHGREILQLLQDVFSLLPLATVIDNKVLIVHGGISDKTDLDFLSTVERHKVKSALRLPKRSIDHLNVHACSRSSSRHSRRSRLDSPCSSGRTSRASRRRKKHFTKQGSCSSSSSSSSSSSSVCSPRVSSRNTPRRPPPSPSLLSPTDVLQVPFLDSFVSLEPPEPPREELEWQQVVDILWSDPKNQNGCSPNSFRGGGCYFGPDVTQALLQKHGLCLLIRSHECKQEGYELCQNGQVITIFSASNYYEEGSNRGAYIKLGPELVPRFFQYQVSRSTRKLTLHQRVRVAEGSALRALKEKLYAHRSELMAAFQQYDIDNTGRISTSEWTQVVESVLRLDLPWRTLRPRLARLSADGNVEYESCFEDISPGEPIPPVTPNLAETLYRYRTDLEIIFNIIDKDHSGQISIEEFRQTWKLFSSHLGVAVNDQTIDDMARSIDFNKDGSIDFNEFLEAFRVVHKLDVKEQQQG; encoded by the exons ATGGGATGCGGCACATCCATTGCCGTTGAGAACCAAACACGACCCTCGGAAACTG ATGGCTCCATCAAGCAGCCCAGCCCAGCTCTGA CCATGAAAGCTGCCATACTGATCCAGCGTTGGTACAGACGCTATGTTGCTCGCTTGGAGGTGAGAAGACGCTATACGTGGAACATCTTTCAGTCCATTGAGTATGCAGGGGAACAGGACCAGCTCCAG ctCTCCAGTTTCTTCAGTTTCATGTTGGACAACTTCACCCAGATGAATGGGAATGGACCAG ACTTGATCTCTCACCTCCTGGACTCTGTGGTTGACCCGTTAACTGAGGAGGTCAGGCAGTTGAAGTACGAGCAGATTGTCGTGCCGGAATCGTACAGCGGTCCTCGTCTCTCCTTCCCGCTCAGCGTGACTGATACCAATGCCCTACTCAGCGCCTTTAAAGAGGAGCAG ACTCTTCACGGCAAATATGTGCTGCTGCTACTATATGAAACCAAGAAGTTCTTGAAACAGATGCCAAACGTCATATACCTGTCGACGTCCTATGCCAAAGAGATAACTATATGTG GCGATCTGCATGGTAGACTGGATGACTTACTGCTTATATTTTACAAG AACGGTCTGCCCTCTGCGGAGAACCCCTACATATTCAATGGAGACTTTGTGGATCGAGGAAAGAAATCTACAGAGATTATCATCATTCTGTTTGCCTTCCTACTTCTGTACCCCGACCACATGCATCTGAACAGAGGCAACCATGAGGACCACATCATGAACCTCAG ATACGGATTCACAAAAGAAGTCATGCAGAAGTATAAG ACTCATGGCAGGGAAATCCTGCAGCTTCTTCAGGATGTGTTCAGCCTGCTTCCTCTTGCAACTGTCATCGATAACAAAGTGCTTATTGTTCACGGTGGCATATCGGACAAAACTGATCTGGACTTTCTGAGCACTGTTGAAAGGCATAAA GTGAAGTCTGCTCTCAGGTTGCCCAAACGCAGCATTGATCATCTCAACGTCCACGCCTGCAGTCGCAGCAGCAGCAGACACAGCAGAAGATCCAGACTGGACAGCCCTTGCTCCTCAGGCCGCACCAGTCGTGCTTCCCGCAGGCGGAAGAAGCACTTCACTAAGCAGGGGAGCTGCtcctcatcttcatcatcttcatcctcCTCATCGTCCGTGTGCTCCCCCCGGGTCTCGTCACGGAACACTCCACGTCGACCTCCGCCTTCCCCTAGTCTGCTGAGCCCCACCGATGTGCTCCAAGTTCCCTTCCTGGACTCCTTTGTCTCCCTAGAGCCCCCCGAGCCACCCAGAGAAGAACTGGAATGGCAGCAA GTTGTTGATATCCTGTGGAGTGACCCTAAAAATCAAAACGGCTGCAGTCCGAACTCTTTTCGCGGTGGAGGCTGTTACTTTGGGCCAGACGTGACGCAGGCGCTGCTGCAGAAACACGGCCTCTGTCTGCTCATCAGATCACATGAATGTAAACAGGAGGGCTATGAGCTCTGCCAAAACGGACAG GTTATCACTATTTTCTCTGCATCTAACTACTACGAAGAGGGCAGTAACCGCGGGGCGTACATCAAACTGGGGCCTGAATTGGTCCCACGCTTCTTCCAGTATCAAGTTAGTCGAAGCACCAGAAAACTCACACTCCATCAAAG ggttCGTGTAGCAGAAGGTTCAGCACTCAGGGCTCTGAAAGAGAAGCTGTATGCTCACCGCTCTGAGCTAATGGCTGCCTTTCAACAGTATGACATAGACAACACag GTCGCATCTCCACTAGCGAGTGGACACAGGTGGTGGAGTCTGTGCTGCGATTGGATCTGCCATGGAGAACCCTGCGCCCACGCCTGGCCCGTCTTAGTGCAGATGGCAATGTAGAGTATGAATCCTGCTTTGAAGACATCAGCCCTGGAGAGCCCATCCCTCCG gTAACACCAAACTTGGCTGAAACTCTTTATAGATATAGAACTGACCTAGAGATAATATTTAACATCATCGATAAGGATCACTCAG GTCAGATCTCCATTGAGGAGTTTCGACAGACTTGGAAGCTCTTCAGTTCCCATTTGGGGGTGGCTGTGAATGACCAGACGATAGACGACATGGCTCGAAGCATAGACTTTAACAAAGACGGCAGCATTGATTTTAATGAGTTCCTGGAGGCTTTCAGGGTGGTGCATAAACTAGATGTCAAAGAGCAGCAGCAGGGTTAA
- the rs1a gene encoding retinoschisin 1a, whose translation MEYRLQNMLLLAILLVSEGFFGLQAQEDGEGNDTWAGKTCKCDCDSSSKLFSKGSSSSRGQEMDCMQECPYHKPLGFEAGSVTSDQVSCSNEDQYTGWFSSWVASKARLNNQGFGCAWLSKFQDTNQWLQIDLKEVKVVSGILTQGRCDSDEWITKYSVQYRTNEKLNWIYYKDQTGNNRVFYGNSDRSSTVQNLLRPPIVARYIRILPLGWHTRIAIRMELLLCMNKCT comes from the exons ATGGAGTACAGACTGCAGAACATGTTACTGTTAGCCATCCTGCTGGTGTCTGAAG GTTTTTTTGGGCTGCAAGCGCAAGAG GATGGCGAGGGCAACGACACATGGGCTGGGAAAACCTGCAAGTGTGACTGTGATTCCTCTAGCAAGTTGttttcaaaaggttcttcatcaAGTAGAGGACAGGAGATGGACTGCATGCAAG AGTGTCCCTACCATAAGCCCCTGGGTTTTGAGGCAGGATCTGTGACTTCAGATCAGGTCAGCTGCTCTAATGAAGACCAGTACACAGGCTGGTTCTCCTCATGGGTTGCAAGCAAAGCAAGGCTCAACAACCAAGGATTTGG GTGTGCCTGGCTGTCTAAGTTCCAGGATACCAACCAGTGGCTTCAGATTGACCTGAAGGAGGTCAAAGTGGTTTCTGGTATCCTGACCCAAGGCCGCTGTGACTCTGACGAGTGGATTACGAAGTACTCTGTGCAGTACCGCACCAATGAAAAGCTCAACTGGATCTACTACAAGGACCAAACTGGAAACAACAGG GTGTTCTATGGAAACTCTGACCGCTCTTCCACAGTCCAGAACCTGCTGCGTCCACCTATCGTAGCACGTTACATCCGTATCCTCCCTCTCGGCTGGCACACTCGTATCGCCATCCGCATGGAGCTGCTACTTTGCATGAATAAATGCACCTGA
- the ppef1 gene encoding serine/threonine-protein phosphatase with EF-hands 1 isoform X2, which translates to MSVLHLNRDSLHGPVSAQGHDVPTSLKVRLHSHLNTAPKDAFLKTVLLGVPHIRLDFTDLKQKNIRKPVEKKPSKILFDKTRDSGKAGPINNLENFKDPIRNSDLQKSVTVASANVNTISLASSFLESSFLSTTPTSFVTPAMDTQQVKIMDQTFTEAQYRRNKKGYQSTLATDKLFQRASVISAAETLPEYSKNISHWISTTPAPNINTLGTDDHLQSETFIKVDTTESFAPSTTSYPGFMVSKHESVSFALDLWTTAPSTSRGLFQQRPDLTETSPPPDITGRISSGEEVLTTATQLVSDLHLKAPTDLHNSTDITDDNEKSNQSDPKQTLDPSAWKDLPRFSRIRRPVCPYPPFPAHGTFYFRSIKNPDPLQYKHYIQYACYPGYTLTNGDVYSYCQHNGQWSGQTPLCLELTPCSLNNGGCSQICHVNKQNRAQCLCKPGFLLLEDQRTCRDLDECVEELHLCQQVCQNTLGSYRCSCSPGFQLSSDRTSCSDVDECEHVGSALCAFGCINTPGSFQCLCPVGYQLDSTNRHCEDINECEETAVLQQKRLHRCEWNCVNLPGTYRCVCPRGYRLHPNGHQCEDVNECELKNANCSHLCINHRGGYKCACPETHRISPNNQKNCWPVDKHTSSSH; encoded by the exons ATGAGTGTTCTTCACCTGAATCGAGACTCTTTACATGGTCCGGTCTCAGCACAGGGCCATGATGTTCCTACAAGCCTAAAAGTTCGCTTGCATAGCCATTTAAACACCGCTCCCAaggatgcttttttaaaaacgGTGTTGCTTGGGGTCCCTCACATCAGACTTGACTTTACAGACCTCAAGCAGAAAAATATTAGAAAACCAGTGGAGAAAAAGCCCTCAAAGATTCTATTTGACAAAACACGAGACAGTGGAAAGGCTGGGCCAATCAACAATCTTGAAAACTTCAAGGATCCAATCAGGAACTCCGATCTTCAGAAATCTGTGACGGTGGCGTCTGCAAATGTCAACACAATCTCATTAGCCAGTTCTTTTCTTGAGTCTTCATTTTTGAGCACCACACCAACAAGCTTCGTCACTCCAGCAATGGACACTCAACAAGTCAAGATCATGGATCAAACATTTACTGAAGCACAATacagaagaaacaaaaaagGTTATCAGTCCACGCTTGCTACAGACAAACTATTTCAAAGAGCCTCAGTCATTTCAGCTGCTGAGACTTTACcagaatacagtaaaaatatttcacactgGATATCAACTACACCTGCACCAAACATCAACACATTAGGCACAGATGACCATCTACAGTCAGAGACTTTCATCAAAGTAGACACCACTGAAAGTTTTGCACCTTCAACTACAAGCTATCCTGGTTTTATGGTGTCTAAACATGAGTCTGTTTCCTTTGCACTTGATCTGTGGACTACTGCTCCATCTACCTCCAGAGGACTCTTTCAACAAAGACCAGACCTTACTGAGACCTCACCGCCACCAGATATCACTGGACGTATATCATCTGGCGAGGAGGTCTTGACGACGGCCACCCAGCTAGTGTCTGACCTGCATCTGAAGGCTCCAACAGACCTTCACAACTCAACTGACATTACTGATGATAATGAAAAAAGCAATCAGAGTGACCCCAAACAAACACTTGATCCTTCAGCGTGGAAAGATCTTCCAAGATTTTCAAGGATACGTCGTCCAGTGTGTCCCTACCCTCCGTTTCCTGCTCACGGAACGTTCTACTTTCGGTCGATAAAGAATCCTGACCCGCTTCAGTATAAGCATTATATTCAGTATGCATGTTACCCTGGATACACATTGACCAATGGTGACGTCTACAGCTATTGTCAACACAATGGACAATGGAGTGGCCAAACACCTCTCTGCTTAG AGTTAACTCCTTGCTCCTTAAACAATGGAGGATGTTCGCAGATCTGTCATGTCAATAAACAGAATCGTGCCCAGTGTCTTTGTAAACCAGGATTTCTTCTTCTGGAGGATCAGCGCACCTGTCGAG ATTTGGATGAATGTGTGGAGGAGTTGCACCTGTGCCAGCAGGTCTGTCAAAATACCTTGGGCTCCTACAGGTGCAGTTGCAGTCCAGGGTTTCAGCTCTCTTCAGACAGGACATCCTGCTCTG ATGTGGATGAGTGTGAACATGTTGGCAGTGCGCTCTGTGCATTTGGCTGCATTAATACACCAGGCAGTTTCCAGTGCTTGTGTCCTGTAGGGTACCAGCTGGACAGCACCAATAGGCATTGCGAAG ACATTAATGAGTGTGAGGAGACAGCTGTCCTCCAGCAGAAGCGGTTGCACAGGTGTGAGTGGAATTGTGTAAATCTGCCAGGTACTTACAGATGCGTCTGTCCTCGTGGATACAGACTGCACCCTAATGGACACCAGTGTGAAG ACGTTAATGAGTGTGAACTGAAGAACGCCAACTGTTCTCACCTCTGCATCAACCACAGAGGCGGCTACAAATGTGCCTGTCCTGAAACACACCGAATATCCCCAAATAACCAAAAAAACTGTTGGCCGGTAGACAAACACACTAGCTCCTCACACTGA